One region of Candidatus Brocadia sp. genomic DNA includes:
- a CDS encoding TrkH family potassium uptake protein: MNISIVLYTVSNLALMLAGILLIPLGVAFYYKEDTTMWAFIYTIIIAGILGGLSKAFFRKKKDIGIRESITIVTLSWIICIFLGALPFKFSGVCTTYCDAVFETTSGFTTTGASIFRDVEILPYSILFWRSFTCWLGGMGIIVIFVALLPAMGVSGYQLFSAEVSGPTADKLKPRIGETAKLLWYIYLAITASMILFLFSVGMPIFDAICHTFSTVSTGGFSTKNTSIAYYNSLYIEIVVAVFMFICGCNFALYYKCFQKEFKKVLKNSELRFFAGLILTAIVFIATTLYFSQPESYNGGIKDDRYDGLGNSFRYAFFQVLTACTGAGYVSTDFDLWPNASRFLLVLLMFIGACAGSTGGGIKCVRILLLLKSSAREFGRILRPRMIKHVKLNGESVSEEIITESSVFFVVYLGFFGIFTLALMALNTDIITAFSAVATCMANCGPGLAKVGPMANYSEVAYAGKWILSFCMLLGRLEIYSLILIFLPILWKR, translated from the coding sequence ATGAACATTTCCATTGTCCTGTATACGGTAAGCAACCTTGCGCTTATGCTGGCCGGTATACTGTTGATTCCATTAGGGGTAGCTTTTTATTATAAAGAAGATACTACAATGTGGGCCTTTATCTACACCATCATTATTGCAGGAATTTTGGGCGGTCTAAGCAAGGCATTCTTTAGAAAAAAGAAAGATATTGGCATCCGAGAGAGTATCACCATTGTAACACTCAGCTGGATCATATGTATCTTTTTGGGAGCTCTTCCTTTCAAGTTCTCAGGCGTATGTACCACATATTGTGACGCAGTTTTTGAAACGACCAGTGGTTTTACAACCACAGGTGCATCTATTTTCAGAGACGTTGAGATACTACCATATAGCATCCTTTTTTGGAGGTCATTTACTTGCTGGTTAGGCGGCATGGGAATTATCGTCATCTTCGTTGCCTTATTGCCTGCTATGGGCGTAAGCGGGTATCAACTTTTTAGCGCCGAGGTTAGCGGGCCTACTGCTGATAAATTGAAACCAAGAATAGGTGAAACGGCAAAATTGCTATGGTATATCTATCTCGCCATCACTGCCTCGATGATATTGTTCCTCTTCAGCGTGGGTATGCCCATCTTTGATGCGATATGTCATACTTTCAGTACTGTATCCACTGGTGGCTTTTCCACAAAAAATACGAGTATTGCATATTATAACAGCCTCTACATTGAAATTGTCGTCGCGGTCTTCATGTTTATTTGCGGATGTAACTTTGCACTGTATTACAAGTGTTTTCAAAAGGAATTCAAAAAGGTTCTTAAAAATTCAGAGCTTCGATTTTTTGCAGGATTAATTTTGACGGCAATTGTATTTATAGCGACAACTTTATATTTCAGCCAACCGGAATCGTATAATGGCGGAATCAAGGACGACCGTTATGACGGTTTGGGAAATTCTTTCCGATACGCCTTTTTTCAAGTGTTAACTGCATGTACCGGAGCTGGCTATGTTTCCACTGATTTTGACTTATGGCCGAATGCCTCCAGATTTCTCCTGGTTTTATTAATGTTTATTGGCGCATGCGCTGGTTCGACGGGTGGCGGTATAAAATGCGTTCGGATATTATTGTTGCTAAAATCAAGTGCAAGGGAATTTGGCAGGATATTAAGGCCGCGCATGATAAAACACGTAAAGCTCAATGGTGAGTCCGTAAGTGAAGAGATTATTACGGAAAGTTCTGTATTCTTCGTCGTATATTTAGGTTTTTTTGGTATTTTCACACTGGCATTAATGGCTTTAAATACAGACATAATTACTGCCTTTTCCGCTGTGGCGACATGCATGGCCAACTGCGGTCCTGGTCTGGCAAAGGTCGGTCCCATGGCTAACTATAGCGAAGTGGCTTATGCCGGCAAGTGGATCTTAAGTTTCTGTATGCTCTTAGGAAGGCTGGAAATTTATAGTTTAATCCTCATATTTTTACCTATTCTATGGAAACGGTAG